In one Sulfitobacter sp. LCG007 genomic region, the following are encoded:
- a CDS encoding polysaccharide biosynthesis protein, whose amino-acid sequence MLSLVKSLTSGQKRAIFLAVDALLVPLSLAFAFAVQSLPGGLMANIRGYVPILPYMLAALVGLSYWLGVCRVQLKYYETHAMGQTAVLSAMLVGMSALLSAVAGLGYPLGFHIVFGISFFLFSVISRGVMLQMLLTVYRRSPKRCRVLIYGAGTTGLQLASALRSHETIEPVAFADDNSAFWGARLARLPVYPPVRIAEVVAEKKIDRVLVAIPSLSQPKQAQFVRRLSKLGIEVQVLPSFAQLIGEEALVDKLKSVKAHKFLGRAEVREHSMSDMNCYANRVIMVSGAGGSIGSELCRQVLECRPTKIVLYELSEFALYGIDMEMRQLIEDTGIEVVSVLGSITDARHVRKVMQDHGVQVVLHAAAYKHVPLVEANPLSGLVNNVIGTQTLATQAAKAGVERFILISSDKAVRPTNVMGASKRLAELVIQDLARRVPEGEWPVFTMVRFGNVLGSSGSVIPLFQDQLSRGGPITVTDPNVKRYFMTVQEAVKLVLQAGSMARGGEVFVLDMGKPVSILHLARQVIENAGYTVRDAANPEGDIEIRITGLRPGEKLYEELSLSGELYGTRHPKIFSTREEGLSEIEIATALRNLREAFVASDEDMARQVVTRWVEGSGSKNGEEAAGAAEPVQRLGA is encoded by the coding sequence ATGCTGAGTTTGGTTAAGTCTTTGACCAGCGGCCAGAAGCGCGCGATCTTTCTGGCGGTCGACGCCCTTCTCGTACCACTGTCCCTCGCTTTCGCCTTTGCCGTGCAGTCTCTGCCCGGGGGGCTCATGGCCAACATCAGGGGCTATGTGCCGATCCTTCCCTACATGCTCGCAGCGCTCGTGGGGCTTTCCTACTGGCTCGGCGTGTGCCGGGTGCAGCTGAAGTATTACGAAACCCACGCGATGGGCCAGACTGCCGTGCTGTCCGCCATGCTGGTCGGCATGTCCGCGCTGCTGTCGGCCGTGGCCGGGCTTGGCTATCCTCTGGGTTTCCATATCGTCTTCGGCATCTCCTTCTTCCTGTTCTCGGTCATCAGCCGGGGCGTGATGCTCCAGATGCTCCTTACCGTCTACCGCCGCTCGCCCAAGCGCTGCCGCGTCCTGATCTACGGCGCGGGCACCACGGGGCTGCAGCTTGCCTCGGCCCTGCGCAGCCACGAGACCATCGAACCCGTCGCCTTCGCCGACGACAACTCGGCCTTCTGGGGTGCCCGCCTCGCGCGGTTGCCGGTCTATCCGCCCGTGCGCATCGCCGAGGTGGTCGCAGAGAAGAAGATCGACCGCGTTCTGGTGGCCATCCCGTCGCTCAGTCAGCCGAAACAGGCGCAATTCGTCCGCCGGCTGTCGAAGCTGGGGATCGAGGTGCAGGTGCTGCCGTCCTTCGCCCAGCTCATCGGGGAAGAGGCGCTGGTCGACAAGCTGAAGTCGGTGAAGGCGCACAAGTTCCTCGGCCGCGCGGAAGTGCGCGAGCATTCGATGTCGGACATGAATTGCTACGCCAATCGCGTGATCATGGTTTCCGGCGCGGGAGGATCGATCGGATCCGAACTCTGCCGCCAGGTCCTCGAGTGCCGCCCGACCAAGATCGTGCTCTATGAGCTGAGCGAATTCGCGCTTTACGGCATCGACATGGAGATGCGCCAGCTGATCGAGGACACCGGCATCGAGGTGGTTTCGGTCCTGGGGTCGATCACCGACGCCCGGCACGTGCGCAAGGTGATGCAGGACCATGGAGTCCAGGTCGTGCTGCATGCGGCCGCCTACAAGCACGTGCCTCTGGTTGAGGCCAATCCGCTTTCGGGCCTCGTGAACAACGTGATCGGAACGCAGACGCTGGCGACCCAGGCCGCGAAGGCCGGTGTCGAGCGCTTCATCCTGATCTCGTCCGACAAGGCGGTGCGCCCGACGAACGTGATGGGCGCATCCAAGCGTCTCGCCGAGCTGGTGATCCAGGATCTGGCGCGCAGGGTGCCCGAGGGCGAATGGCCGGTCTTCACCATGGTGCGTTTCGGCAATGTGCTGGGTTCTTCCGGCTCGGTCATCCCGCTTTTTCAGGATCAGCTCAGCCGCGGAGGGCCGATCACGGTCACCGATCCGAACGTGAAGCGGTACTTCATGACGGTGCAGGAAGCGGTCAAGCTGGTCCTTCAGGCGGGCTCGATGGCGCGCGGGGGCGAGGTCTTCGTGCTCGACATGGGCAAGCCGGTGTCGATTCTGCACCTTGCCCGCCAGGTGATCGAGAACGCCGGCTATACCGTACGGGATGCCGCCAACCCGGAAGGCGACATCGAGATCAGGATCACCGGCCTGCGGCCCGGAGAGAAGCTCTACGAAGAGCTCTCGTTGTCCGGAGAGCTGTACGGCACGCGCCATCCCAAGATCTTCTCGACCCGCGAGGAGGGGCTGTCGGAGATCGAGATCGCCACCGCTCTGCGCAATCTGCGCGAGGCCTTCGTCGCCAGCGACGAGGACATGGCGCGCCAAGTGGTCACGCGCTGGGTCGAGGGGTCTGGTTCGAAAAACGGCGAGGAAGCTGCGGGCGCAGCAGAACCGGTGCAGCGCCTCGGCGCCTGA
- the dxs gene encoding 1-deoxy-D-xylulose-5-phosphate synthase yields MTERPKTPLLDTITRPADLKRLSDRDLVTLSQELRAETISAVSETGGHLGAGLGVVELTVAIHAVFDTPRDKLVWDVGHQCYPHKILTERRDRIRTLRKKDGLSGFTNRSESPYDPFGAAHSSTSISAALGFAVARDLGGNTPEGLGDAIAVIGDGAMSAGMAYEAMNNAGHLKKRLIVILNDNEMSIAPPVGAMSSYLSRLYAEEPFQDFKAAAKGAVSLLPPPFREGAKRAKDMLKSMTMGGTLFEQLGFSYLGPIDGHDLSQLLPVLRTVKSRATGPILIHVVTKKGKGYAPAESARDKGHATSTFNVLTGEQKKAKSNAPSYTRVFAESLLQEAAADDRICAVTAAMPDGTGLDLFAERYPSRCFDVAIAEQHGVTFSAGLAAGGMKPFCAIYSTFLQRGYDQIVHDVAIQRLPVRFAIDRAGLVGADGATHAGAFDIAYLSNLPGFVVMAAADEAELKHMVATAAAHDDGPIAFRYPRGEGTGVEMPERGVPLEIGKGRIVREGGRVALLSFGTRLAEAQRAAESLAARGISPTIADARFSKPLDRDLILRLAAGHEALITIEEGAIGGFGSHVAQLLAEEGVFDDGLKFRSMVFPDVFIPQASPQEMYDIAGMSARDIEAKVLDVLGVARIGEARA; encoded by the coding sequence ATGACCGAGCGACCGAAGACACCGCTTCTCGACACCATCACGCGCCCCGCTGACCTGAAGCGGCTCAGCGACCGCGACCTGGTGACACTGTCGCAGGAGCTTCGCGCCGAGACGATCTCGGCCGTCTCCGAGACGGGCGGGCATCTCGGTGCCGGACTTGGCGTGGTGGAACTGACCGTCGCGATCCATGCCGTCTTCGACACCCCCCGTGACAAGCTGGTATGGGACGTCGGACACCAGTGCTACCCCCACAAGATCCTGACCGAACGGCGCGACCGCATCCGCACATTGCGGAAGAAGGACGGGCTGAGCGGTTTCACCAACCGGTCCGAGTCTCCCTACGATCCGTTCGGGGCGGCGCATAGCTCGACCTCGATCTCGGCGGCTCTGGGCTTTGCCGTGGCACGCGATCTGGGCGGCAACACGCCCGAGGGCCTGGGCGACGCAATCGCGGTGATCGGCGACGGCGCGATGAGCGCGGGCATGGCCTATGAGGCAATGAACAACGCGGGCCACCTCAAGAAGCGCCTGATCGTCATCCTCAACGACAACGAGATGTCCATTGCCCCGCCGGTCGGCGCCATGTCGAGCTACCTCAGCCGGCTCTACGCGGAAGAGCCGTTCCAGGATTTCAAGGCCGCCGCCAAGGGCGCGGTCAGCCTGCTGCCGCCTCCCTTCCGGGAAGGAGCGAAGCGCGCCAAGGACATGCTCAAGAGCATGACGATGGGCGGGACGCTGTTCGAGCAGCTGGGCTTTTCCTATCTGGGCCCCATCGATGGCCACGACCTGAGCCAGCTTCTTCCCGTCCTGCGCACGGTGAAGTCGCGGGCCACCGGGCCGATCCTGATCCATGTGGTGACGAAGAAGGGCAAGGGATATGCCCCGGCCGAAAGCGCGCGCGACAAGGGCCATGCCACGTCAACTTTCAATGTCCTGACCGGCGAGCAGAAGAAGGCCAAGTCGAACGCCCCGAGCTATACGCGCGTCTTTGCAGAAAGCCTGCTGCAGGAGGCGGCTGCGGACGATCGCATCTGCGCGGTGACCGCCGCCATGCCCGATGGCACCGGCCTCGACCTGTTTGCGGAGCGCTATCCCAGCCGCTGCTTCGATGTGGCCATCGCCGAACAGCACGGCGTCACCTTCTCCGCCGGGCTTGCCGCTGGCGGCATGAAGCCCTTCTGCGCCATTTACTCGACCTTCCTGCAGCGGGGCTACGACCAGATCGTGCACGATGTGGCGATCCAGCGCCTGCCGGTTCGGTTCGCCATAGACCGGGCGGGGCTGGTTGGGGCGGACGGCGCGACCCATGCGGGCGCGTTCGACATCGCCTATCTGTCCAATCTGCCGGGCTTCGTGGTGATGGCCGCGGCGGACGAGGCCGAACTGAAGCACATGGTCGCGACCGCCGCCGCCCATGACGACGGCCCCATCGCCTTCCGTTATCCGCGCGGCGAGGGCACCGGAGTCGAGATGCCCGAACGCGGCGTCCCGCTTGAAATCGGCAAGGGCCGGATCGTCCGAGAGGGCGGCCGCGTCGCCCTGCTGTCCTTCGGCACCCGTCTTGCCGAAGCGCAGCGCGCCGCCGAATCGCTTGCCGCGCGGGGGATTTCGCCCACCATCGCCGACGCCAGGTTCTCCAAGCCTCTGGACCGCGACCTGATCTTGCGTCTGGCTGCCGGGCACGAGGCGCTGATCACGATCGAGGAAGGCGCCATCGGCGGCTTCGGCAGCCATGTGGCGCAGCTTCTCGCCGAGGAGGGCGTGTTCGACGACGGGCTCAAGTTCCGCTCCATGGTCTTCCCGGACGTCTTCATCCCGCAGGCCTCGCCGCAGGAGATGTACGACATCGCCGGCATGAGCGCGCGCGACATCGAGGCCAAGGTTCTGGACGTGCTGGGCGTCGCGCGAATCGGCGAGGCACGGGCCTGA
- a CDS encoding YjbH domain-containing protein: MGTVAACIGAVGNVAFWGARAQEQPYFPVYYVNDQPSLNFYGLPGLIDMPSAFAMPDAQYATTVAGFGPVIRGTLSYQFTPFLSASFRYSRTDDLNLGGYENYYDRNFDVRLRVLKERQYLPELTVGLQDLAGTGISSAEYIVASKSFSVPAIGSGNGAVRVTAGLGWGRLGSAGSIGSTGSRPRIDIGEGGEFTTDQWFRGDFAPFGGVEWKVNDRFGLKAEYSSDAYVREAERRDLFELKSRLNFGAEYQLSDTLRIGGYYLYGSEIGFSAQWQLNPRQRLTPLRVASPGPVAQRPSRNSNPELWTTSWSKSSKAPGLLSEQMAPLLGKEGLRLDSLTVSGATAELRFLNFRYESVSNALGRAARVMAATLPPSVETFRLVPVSDGLALSTVVIQRSALETYEFAPNAADALQASVSFDEAAPRLADSFMPPDAYPNFNWSFTPYLATSYFDPEKPLRADAGLALRGKFRPAPGWVLGGEIRHRLVGNIADGETENTSKLPHVRTDATLYAQGSDTYLDELYTSYQWKPGDDVYARVTAGYLESMYGGLSAEVLWKRENSPLALGIEASYVRQRGFDRDFSFRDYEVATGFVSAYYEMGDGYLGQVDVGRYLAGDVGATFTLAREFANGWKVGGFFTLTDVSSEDFGEGSFDKGIMLTIPLSWFTGTPTQNVAKQTIRPVQRDGGQQLNLPGTLYEQVRSGHRNAITEEWPRIWN; this comes from the coding sequence TTGGGGACCGTTGCGGCCTGCATCGGCGCGGTCGGAAACGTTGCGTTCTGGGGCGCCCGCGCACAGGAACAACCGTATTTCCCTGTCTATTACGTCAATGACCAGCCAAGCCTGAACTTCTACGGGCTGCCGGGCCTGATCGACATGCCGAGCGCCTTCGCCATGCCGGACGCGCAATATGCCACGACGGTCGCCGGCTTCGGTCCGGTCATTCGCGGCACGCTGAGCTATCAGTTCACGCCCTTCCTGTCGGCCAGCTTCCGCTATTCGCGGACGGACGACCTCAACCTCGGGGGCTACGAGAACTACTACGACCGCAATTTCGACGTGCGCCTGCGTGTGCTCAAGGAGCGGCAGTACCTTCCGGAGCTGACGGTCGGCCTGCAGGACCTTGCCGGCACCGGAATTTCCTCGGCCGAGTACATCGTGGCCTCGAAAAGCTTTTCGGTGCCGGCCATCGGTTCGGGCAACGGTGCGGTGCGGGTGACCGCCGGTCTGGGCTGGGGAAGGCTCGGTTCGGCGGGCAGCATCGGTTCGACCGGCTCGCGGCCGCGGATCGATATCGGCGAAGGCGGCGAATTCACCACCGACCAGTGGTTCCGTGGAGACTTCGCGCCATTCGGAGGCGTCGAGTGGAAGGTCAACGACCGCTTCGGCCTGAAAGCGGAATATTCGTCGGATGCCTATGTCCGCGAGGCCGAGCGCCGCGACCTGTTCGAGCTCAAATCCCGCCTCAACTTCGGCGCCGAGTACCAATTGAGCGATACACTGCGCATCGGCGGCTATTACCTCTATGGCAGCGAGATCGGCTTTTCGGCGCAATGGCAGCTGAACCCGCGGCAGCGTCTGACTCCGCTGCGGGTCGCCTCTCCGGGCCCCGTCGCGCAGCGCCCGTCCCGCAATTCCAATCCGGAGCTCTGGACGACGTCATGGTCGAAATCGAGCAAGGCTCCCGGACTCCTGTCCGAGCAGATGGCGCCCCTGCTCGGGAAGGAAGGCCTGCGGCTTGATTCGCTGACCGTTTCGGGGGCCACCGCGGAACTTCGTTTCCTGAACTTCCGCTACGAGTCCGTATCGAACGCGCTGGGCCGCGCCGCGCGGGTGATGGCGGCGACCCTTCCGCCCTCGGTCGAGACATTCCGGCTGGTTCCCGTTTCCGACGGTCTGGCGCTGTCGACGGTGGTCATCCAGCGCTCTGCGCTCGAGACCTACGAATTCGCGCCGAACGCTGCCGACGCATTGCAGGCCTCGGTCTCGTTTGACGAGGCGGCGCCCCGGCTGGCCGATTCCTTCATGCCGCCGGATGCCTATCCCAACTTCAACTGGTCCTTCACGCCCTATCTGGCGACAAGCTATTTCGACCCCGAAAAGCCGCTGCGCGCGGATGCCGGGCTTGCCCTTCGCGGCAAGTTCCGTCCTGCCCCCGGATGGGTGCTGGGGGGCGAGATCCGCCACCGGCTGGTTGGAAACATCGCGGACGGCGAAACGGAAAACACGTCGAAACTACCGCATGTCCGAACGGATGCGACGCTTTATGCGCAGGGCAGCGATACCTATCTCGACGAGCTTTACACAAGCTATCAATGGAAGCCGGGCGATGACGTCTATGCCCGCGTGACCGCCGGATATCTCGAATCGATGTACGGTGGCTTGTCGGCCGAGGTCCTCTGGAAGCGCGAGAACAGTCCGCTCGCGCTTGGAATCGAGGCCAGCTATGTGCGCCAGCGCGGGTTCGACCGCGATTTCAGCTTCCGCGATTACGAGGTCGCGACCGGGTTCGTGTCGGCCTATTACGAGATGGGAGACGGCTATCTCGGACAGGTCGATGTGGGCCGCTATCTTGCCGGCGACGTCGGCGCGACCTTCACGCTGGCGCGGGAATTCGCCAACGGCTGGAAAGTCGGCGGTTTCTTCACGCTGACGGACGTTTCATCGGAAGACTTCGGCGAAGGCTCGTTCGACAAGGGCATCATGCTGACCATTCCGCTGAGCTGGTTCACCGGCACTCCGACCCAGAACGTGGCCAAGCAGACCATCCGCCCGGTCCAGCGCGACGGCGGCCAGCAGCTGAACCTGCCCGGCACGCTGTACGAGCAGGTCCGCTCCGGCCACCGCAACGCAATCACCGAGGAATGGCCGCGGATATGGAACTGA
- a CDS encoding SDR family oxidoreductase, producing MTRTLLSFGHGYSARALARRLLPQGWRIVGTTRDAEKSRTIAASGVEPLIWPGEDVAEILERADALLISAAPGDEGDPVLAEFADRIAAQAHDFQWAGYLSTTGVYGDHGGDWVDEGTALAPSTSRGQARVEAEAAWREIPGLPLHIFRLAGIYGPGRGPFAKVRAGTARRIVKPGQVFSRIHVEDIAQVLEASIARPNPGAVYNVCDDDPAPPQDVIAYAAQLLGLPMPPEQKFEAADMSAMARSFYAESKKVRNDRIKEELGVSLLYPDYRSGLRALLDEEG from the coding sequence ATGACCCGCACCCTCCTTTCCTTCGGCCACGGATATTCGGCCCGCGCCCTGGCGCGCCGCCTGCTGCCGCAGGGCTGGCGAATCGTCGGGACCACGCGGGACGCCGAAAAGTCCCGGACCATCGCGGCAAGCGGTGTGGAGCCCTTGATCTGGCCCGGCGAGGACGTTGCAGAGATACTGGAGCGCGCCGACGCGCTGCTGATATCGGCGGCCCCGGGCGACGAAGGCGACCCTGTCCTGGCAGAATTCGCGGACCGGATCGCCGCGCAGGCGCATGACTTTCAATGGGCAGGCTATCTTTCGACCACGGGCGTCTATGGCGATCATGGTGGCGACTGGGTCGATGAGGGGACCGCTCTCGCGCCGTCTACCAGTCGAGGACAGGCGCGGGTCGAAGCCGAGGCGGCCTGGCGGGAAATCCCCGGACTGCCGCTGCACATCTTCCGTCTCGCCGGCATATACGGTCCCGGACGGGGCCCCTTCGCGAAAGTGCGTGCCGGTACGGCGCGACGGATCGTCAAGCCCGGGCAGGTTTTCAGTCGCATCCATGTCGAGGATATCGCTCAGGTGCTGGAAGCATCCATCGCCCGGCCGAATCCCGGCGCCGTCTACAATGTCTGCGACGATGACCCGGCCCCGCCGCAGGATGTCATCGCCTACGCGGCGCAATTGCTTGGGCTTCCCATGCCGCCCGAACAGAAGTTCGAGGCGGCCGACATGAGCGCGATGGCGCGCAGCTTCTATGCGGAAAGCAAGAAGGTCCGTAACGACCGGATCAAGGAAGAGCTCGGTGTGAGCCTGCTCTATCCGGATTATCGAAGCGGGCTGCGCGCCCTGCTGGACGAGGAAGGCTGA
- a CDS encoding NAD-dependent epimerase/dehydratase family protein yields the protein MSGGTLVLGASGRLGTMLRAFWPGRDAVWHGRVGTGGRVAFDLLTEPGKLADAARGMNAILCLSGVTPAAALRSGAPMSLNAELALAAIRGAAETGKPRVLLASSAAVYGRARGLLDEEMPCEPVSEYGEAKLAMEDAGLELGSELGIDVCCLRIGNVAGADAILGGWREGFALDRLDDGSTPRRSYIGPRSLSLAIDALTRARTLPARINIAAPGAVAMGDLLDAAGLAWTPREAGPEVIPEVTLATARLSQHIVLAAESGLPDGLVAEFAAFRNLMQNPR from the coding sequence ATGAGCGGCGGGACACTGGTGCTGGGTGCCTCGGGCCGGCTCGGAACGATGCTGCGGGCATTCTGGCCCGGGCGCGATGCCGTCTGGCACGGCAGGGTGGGCACCGGGGGGCGCGTCGCCTTCGATCTGCTGACAGAACCCGGAAAGCTGGCGGATGCGGCGCGCGGCATGAACGCCATCCTTTGCCTGTCAGGCGTCACTCCCGCTGCGGCATTGCGCAGCGGCGCGCCGATGTCGCTGAATGCCGAGCTGGCGCTGGCCGCCATCAGGGGAGCGGCAGAGACCGGAAAGCCGCGCGTGCTGCTGGCGAGCTCGGCGGCAGTCTATGGCCGAGCTAGGGGCCTGCTCGACGAGGAAATGCCCTGCGAACCCGTCTCCGAATACGGCGAAGCGAAACTTGCCATGGAAGACGCGGGGCTGGAACTCGGGTCAGAGCTGGGGATAGACGTCTGCTGCCTCAGGATCGGCAACGTTGCCGGTGCCGACGCCATCCTCGGCGGCTGGCGCGAGGGTTTTGCGCTGGACCGGCTGGACGATGGGTCCACGCCAAGGCGAAGCTACATCGGGCCGCGCAGCCTGTCCCTTGCGATTGACGCCCTCACGCGGGCCCGAACCCTTCCCGCACGGATCAACATCGCCGCGCCGGGCGCGGTGGCGATGGGCGATCTGCTGGATGCCGCCGGCCTCGCCTGGACGCCGCGCGAGGCAGGCCCGGAGGTCATTCCCGAGGTCACGCTTGCCACGGCGCGTCTGTCGCAGCATATCGTGCTTGCCGCCGAATCGGGCTTGCCCGACGGCCTCGTGGCCGAGTTCGCGGCATTCCGGAACCTCATGCAGAACCCCCGATGA
- a CDS encoding YjbF family lipoprotein, giving the protein MAADMELMLARLKKLGLVASTAAVALLSACGSGSEQLSNYDFLKETAGQLVQQQGNKGPKPLKINRKLLDNTREAVLMGTPEISGQSALLRRVARRNDQYAGTLEVWLASNAAQVAFRNGVATGSKGLGADIQSSDVSQTLSRLAARQTGPTQRRLYFIRGDNAQVVVEMNCNMADLGTESVTIVDQSFALRHFRESCQTEGATYTYDYWLDTSNSLIRKSRQWMGPTNGYFEYVLLKT; this is encoded by the coding sequence ATGGCCGCGGATATGGAACTGATGCTGGCAAGACTGAAGAAACTGGGTCTCGTCGCCTCGACCGCCGCTGTTGCCCTGCTGAGCGCCTGCGGGTCGGGGAGCGAGCAACTCAGCAACTATGACTTCCTGAAGGAAACCGCCGGACAGCTGGTCCAGCAGCAGGGCAACAAGGGCCCCAAGCCTCTCAAGATCAACCGCAAGCTGCTCGACAACACCAGGGAAGCGGTGCTGATGGGCACGCCGGAGATCAGCGGGCAATCGGCGCTGCTGCGACGTGTCGCGCGCCGGAACGACCAATATGCCGGCACCCTCGAAGTCTGGCTTGCCAGCAACGCCGCGCAGGTCGCCTTCCGCAATGGGGTGGCGACCGGCAGCAAGGGGCTTGGAGCGGACATCCAGTCGTCGGACGTGAGCCAGACACTGTCGCGCCTCGCCGCGCGTCAGACCGGACCGACCCAGCGCAGGTTGTATTTCATCCGTGGGGACAATGCGCAGGTCGTTGTGGAAATGAATTGCAACATGGCGGATCTCGGGACGGAAAGCGTCACCATCGTCGACCAGAGTTTCGCGCTGCGCCATTTCCGGGAATCCTGCCAGACCGAGGGCGCGACCTATACCTACGATTACTGGCTCGATACGTCTAACAGCTTGATTCGCAAGTCTCGTCAGTGGATGGGGCCGACCAACGGCTACTTCGAATATGTCCTGCTGAAAACTTAG
- a CDS encoding polyprenyl synthetase family protein: MCEALAGATGPVADAMRYAATGGKGLRAFLVLESARLHGFGPAAAVPAAAAIECLHAYSLIHDDLPCMDDDDLRRGKPTVHRKWDEATAVLAGDALQALAFELVTQTDCAPEGRLDLVGSLAAASGLRGMVGGQALDIAAETATVPLTLEEITRLQAGKTGALIRWSATVGPRMAGGDISALETYATALGLAFQIADDILDVEGSADTVGKATRKDADAGKATFVSLLGLEQARSRARDLVDEACASLDAYGARADSLREAARFVIARDR, encoded by the coding sequence ATTTGCGAGGCGCTGGCCGGGGCAACGGGTCCGGTCGCCGACGCCATGCGCTATGCGGCGACCGGCGGAAAGGGTCTGCGCGCCTTCCTGGTACTTGAAAGCGCGCGGCTTCACGGTTTCGGGCCTGCTGCGGCGGTGCCGGCCGCGGCGGCGATCGAATGTCTGCATGCCTACAGCCTCATTCATGACGACCTGCCCTGCATGGACGACGACGACCTCCGCAGAGGCAAGCCGACGGTGCACAGGAAGTGGGACGAGGCGACGGCGGTGCTGGCCGGAGACGCGCTTCAGGCGCTGGCCTTCGAGCTTGTCACCCAGACCGATTGCGCGCCGGAGGGGCGGCTCGATCTGGTCGGCAGCCTCGCTGCAGCCTCGGGCCTGCGCGGAATGGTCGGCGGTCAGGCGCTCGACATCGCAGCCGAGACGGCGACGGTTCCGCTGACGCTGGAAGAGATCACCCGCCTTCAGGCCGGAAAGACCGGGGCGCTGATCCGCTGGTCCGCCACGGTCGGGCCGCGCATGGCGGGCGGCGACATCTCGGCGCTTGAAACCTATGCCACGGCTCTGGGTCTCGCCTTCCAGATCGCCGATGACATTCTCGACGTCGAAGGCAGCGCCGACACCGTGGGTAAGGCAACCCGCAAGGACGCCGATGCCGGCAAGGCAACCTTCGTGTCGCTGCTGGGGTTGGAACAGGCAAGATCCCGCGCCCGGGACCTCGTCGACGAAGCCTGCGCGTCGCTTGACGCCTATGGCGCAAGGGCCGACAGCTTGCGAGAGGCCGCGCGCTTCGTTATTGCGCGCGACAGGTAG
- a CDS encoding sugar transferase: protein MTWRKRIFDLFFASLLVVILGPVLICLLVYLYFKQGRPLFYVAERMKTPEQPFGLWKLRTMTVAQADRGVSGGDKGSRITPTGAWLRAKRLDEFPQLWNILKGDLSFVGPRPPLREYVERFPDIYREVLRSRPGVTGLASIRFHRHETRLLERCATPEETDEVYSRVCVPRKARLDLIYQRNQSTCYDFDLVFETIGFVFRRRK, encoded by the coding sequence ATGACCTGGCGCAAGCGCATTTTCGACCTCTTCTTCGCAAGCCTGCTGGTCGTCATCCTCGGCCCGGTGCTGATCTGTCTGCTGGTGTATCTCTACTTCAAGCAGGGACGGCCGCTCTTTTACGTCGCGGAGCGCATGAAGACCCCCGAGCAGCCCTTCGGTCTGTGGAAGCTGCGCACCATGACGGTGGCCCAGGCCGACAGGGGCGTCTCGGGCGGCGACAAGGGCAGCCGCATCACGCCGACGGGGGCCTGGCTGAGGGCAAAGCGGCTCGACGAGTTCCCCCAGCTCTGGAACATCCTGAAGGGCGACCTGTCATTCGTCGGCCCGCGTCCCCCCCTGCGGGAATATGTGGAACGCTTCCCCGACATCTACCGCGAGGTGCTGAGGTCGCGGCCGGGGGTCACCGGGCTGGCCAGCATTCGCTTCCACCGCCACGAGACGCGCCTGCTGGAACGCTGCGCGACACCGGAAGAGACCGACGAGGTCTATTCCCGCGTCTGCGTGCCGCGAAAGGCCCGGCTGGACCTCATCTACCAGCGCAACCAGAGCACGTGTTACGACTTCGATCTGGTTTTCGAGACCATCGGCTTCGTTTTCCGTCGCCGGAAGTGA